The following proteins are co-located in the Tardibacter chloracetimidivorans genome:
- a CDS encoding SprT-like domain-containing protein, which translates to MTAHVNREAWLNAFAREARPAFDEAGYPLPENVRIAIGFPSSGKRSKVIGECWTDAASADGHFEIFLRPSLESDARIADVLTHELVHAAVGIEARHGGPFARCARALGLEGKLTATTAGEAWREWALPILEKLGPLPHAPLTSANLSSAKPKQGTRMLKLTCNKCGFTCRTTQKHIDAAGDGLICPIPICDGDLERD; encoded by the coding sequence ATGACCGCGCACGTGAACCGCGAGGCGTGGCTCAATGCCTTTGCGCGGGAAGCCCGCCCGGCCTTTGATGAGGCTGGCTATCCGCTCCCCGAGAACGTGCGCATCGCGATTGGCTTCCCGTCGTCGGGCAAGCGGTCGAAGGTGATCGGTGAGTGCTGGACGGATGCCGCCAGCGCCGACGGCCACTTCGAGATTTTCCTCCGTCCTTCCCTCGAAAGCGACGCCCGGATCGCCGACGTGCTCACGCACGAACTGGTGCACGCCGCCGTCGGCATCGAGGCAAGGCACGGGGGGCCTTTCGCCCGGTGCGCTCGCGCACTCGGGTTGGAAGGTAAACTCACCGCGACCACCGCAGGCGAAGCCTGGCGCGAATGGGCGCTGCCGATCTTGGAAAAGCTTGGGCCGCTGCCTCACGCACCGCTGACCTCTGCGAACCTCTCTTCGGCCAAGCCGAAGCAGGGCACGCGGATGCTCAAGCTGACCTGCAACAAGTGCGGCTTCACGTGCCGCACCACCCAAAAACACATCGACGCCGCTGGCGACGGGCTCATTTGCCCGATCCCGATCTGCGACGGCGATCTTGAGAGGGACTGA
- a CDS encoding excisionase, with product MKKFADLTGYTEKAVYRKIEDGVWLDGREYRRAPDGNICIDLEGYQKWVEGGREPALSR from the coding sequence GTGAAGAAGTTCGCGGACCTGACTGGCTACACCGAGAAGGCCGTCTATCGAAAGATTGAGGACGGGGTGTGGCTTGATGGCCGGGAATATCGCCGCGCGCCGGATGGCAATATCTGCATTGATTTGGAGGGTTATCAAAAGTGGGTAGAGGGCGGCCGGGAACCGGCGTTGAGCCGCTAA
- a CDS encoding DUF7666 domain-containing protein yields MATRKPKSPDNQVTEAVKGFDKNLACRGYQYEIGKTFEHKGSVVRCAEGGFHSVEGNPLDAFTYYGPADSRYALVKASGSISRGSAGEDSKIASAVLHIETELRIPELLSRAVKWVLSSAKENVTTGNRSHAASTGDGSHAASTGNRSHAASTGYGSHAASTGYGSHAASTGNRSHAASTGYGSHAASTGYGSHAASTGNRSHAASTGNRSHAASTGNRSHAASTGYGSHAASTGYGSHAASTGYGSHAASTGYGSHAASTGNRSHAASTGYGSHAASTGYGSHAASTGDGSHAASTGNRSHAASTGYGSHAASTGYGSHAASTGYGSHAASTGNRSHAASTGDGSHAASTGYGSHAEVKGSSSIAASLGMHGTAKAGESGAIMLAYYEGEAWAPVLKRVAAFMVGEEGIEPGKTYRLGADGKPVEVA; encoded by the coding sequence ATGGCAACCCGCAAACCCAAGTCACCTGACAATCAAGTCACCGAAGCCGTAAAAGGTTTCGACAAGAACCTTGCTTGTCGCGGCTATCAATATGAAATTGGCAAGACCTTCGAGCACAAGGGCTCTGTTGTCCGTTGTGCAGAAGGTGGCTTTCACTCCGTCGAGGGCAACCCGCTCGATGCTTTCACTTACTATGGCCCGGCCGATAGCCGCTATGCGCTGGTAAAAGCGAGCGGCTCTATTTCTCGCGGTAGCGCGGGCGAAGACAGCAAGATCGCCTCTGCGGTTCTGCACATCGAAACCGAGCTGCGCATTCCCGAGCTTCTCAGCCGCGCTGTGAAATGGGTTCTCTCTTCAGCTAAAGAGAACGTGACGACCGGCAACCGCTCGCACGCCGCATCGACCGGCGACGGCTCGCACGCCGCATCGACCGGCAACCGCTCGCACGCCGCATCGACCGGCTACGGCTCGCACGCCGCATCGACCGGCTACGGCTCGCACGCCGCATCGACCGGCAACCGCTCGCACGCCGCATCGACCGGCTACGGCTCGCACGCCGCATCGACCGGCTACGGCTCGCACGCCGCATCGACCGGCAACCGCTCGCACGCCGCATCGACCGGCAACCGCTCGCACGCCGCATCGACCGGCAACCGCTCGCACGCCGCATCGACCGGCTACGGCTCGCACGCCGCATCGACCGGCTACGGCTCGCACGCCGCATCGACCGGCTACGGCTCGCACGCCGCATCGACCGGCTACGGCTCGCACGCCGCATCGACCGGCAACCGCTCGCACGCCGCATCGACCGGCTACGGCTCGCACGCCGCATCGACCGGCTACGGCTCGCACGCCGCATCGACCGGCGACGGCTCGCACGCCGCATCGACCGGCAACCGCTCGCACGCCGCATCGACCGGCTACGGCTCGCACGCCGCATCGACCGGCTACGGCTCGCACGCCGCATCGACCGGCTACGGCTCGCACGCCGCATCGACCGGCAACCGCTCGCACGCCGCATCGACCGGCGACGGCTCGCACGCCGCATCGACCGGCTACGGCTCGCACGCCGAGGTCAAGGGGAGCAGCTCCATCGCAGCTTCGCTCGGCATGCACGGCACCGCCAAAGCCGGTGAAAGCGGCGCGATCATGCTCGCATATTACGAAGGCGAGGCTTGGGCTCCTGTACTCAAGCGCGTGGCCGCTTTCATGGTCGGCGAAGAGGGCATCGAGCCTGGCAAGACCTACCGCCTCGGCGCGGACGGCAAGCCGGTGGAGGTGGCATAA
- a CDS encoding DNA polymerase, with amino-acid sequence MSEGWHPIFNEAVREAEKIVIHNSFFDRTMLAAHGVDIPLEKTHDTMAQALAHGLPGGLGALCEILGVPSDDAKDKEGRQLINLFCKPRPKASELRRATKETHPDEWAKFVSYAGSDITAMREVFKRLPAWNYQGAELALWQLDQTINRRGFAVDVPFAAAAVTAVEREQKRLAARVNEMTEGEVEAATQRDKLLSHLLEMYGVRLPDMTKGTLERRLGDPELPDPVRELIAIRLEASTTSTAKYNALLGAASSDGRLRGGLQFCGAARTGRWSGRLFQPQNLPRPKHSSEEIEASIDAITGGCADLLFSDVIARASSAIRGAIIAPEGKKLVAADLSNIEGRMLAWLAGEEWKLQAFRDFDAGTGPDLYKLAYSRSFNITPGDVTKDQRQLGKVQELALGYQGAVGAFASMAALYGMELPDEQVLALVKAWRRANPKIVKFWYGLEETAVQAVLTPGTTLYFGQLKLRRDGAWLRIELPSGRALCYPSPKLVAGTRPCSECGGLGVDKSTEGLERCPACHGKGRVYSGRDVLSYMGTNQYTRKWERIMTYGGKLAENVTQAASRDVIAHAMPIAEAAGFEVVLTVHDEIVTETPDDPKWSKEGLAEIMATNPAWARGLPLAAEGLEAKRYGK; translated from the coding sequence GTGAGCGAGGGCTGGCATCCGATCTTCAATGAGGCTGTCCGCGAAGCCGAGAAGATCGTCATCCATAACTCATTCTTCGACCGCACGATGCTCGCCGCGCACGGCGTAGATATCCCGCTGGAGAAGACGCACGACACGATGGCGCAGGCGTTAGCGCACGGCTTGCCTGGCGGGCTTGGCGCGCTCTGCGAAATCCTCGGCGTGCCAAGCGATGACGCCAAAGACAAGGAGGGCCGCCAGCTCATCAATCTGTTCTGCAAACCCCGGCCGAAGGCCAGCGAGCTGCGCCGCGCGACGAAAGAAACGCACCCGGATGAGTGGGCGAAGTTCGTTTCTTACGCGGGTTCCGACATCACAGCGATGCGCGAAGTGTTTAAACGCTTGCCTGCGTGGAACTATCAGGGTGCCGAGCTCGCGCTATGGCAGCTCGACCAGACGATCAACCGGCGCGGCTTTGCCGTTGATGTCCCGTTTGCTGCCGCAGCGGTCACCGCCGTTGAGCGCGAGCAGAAGCGGCTCGCCGCCCGCGTAAACGAAATGACCGAGGGTGAGGTCGAAGCAGCTACGCAGCGCGACAAGCTCCTCTCGCATCTTCTGGAAATGTACGGGGTCCGCTTGCCCGATATGACGAAGGGCACGCTAGAGCGTCGCCTCGGTGATCCAGAATTGCCCGACCCGGTGCGCGAGCTCATCGCTATCCGGCTTGAGGCATCGACCACCAGCACTGCCAAATACAATGCGCTGCTCGGTGCCGCATCGAGCGACGGCCGTCTGAGGGGCGGGCTCCAGTTCTGCGGCGCGGCACGCACCGGCCGGTGGTCTGGACGTTTGTTTCAGCCGCAGAACCTCCCCCGGCCGAAGCACAGCTCCGAGGAGATCGAAGCGAGCATCGATGCGATTACCGGTGGCTGCGCTGATCTCCTGTTTTCCGATGTCATCGCCCGCGCTTCGTCCGCGATCCGTGGCGCGATCATCGCGCCGGAAGGCAAGAAGCTGGTCGCCGCTGATCTTTCGAACATCGAAGGCCGGATGCTGGCCTGGCTGGCAGGCGAGGAATGGAAGCTCCAAGCGTTCCGCGATTTCGACGCGGGCACCGGCCCCGATCTCTACAAGCTGGCCTATTCGCGCTCTTTCAATATCACGCCGGGCGACGTGACGAAGGACCAGCGCCAGCTCGGCAAGGTGCAGGAGCTTGCGCTCGGCTATCAGGGCGCGGTCGGTGCCTTTGCGTCGATGGCGGCGCTCTACGGGATGGAGCTGCCCGACGAGCAGGTGCTCGCGCTGGTCAAGGCGTGGCGCAGGGCGAACCCGAAAATCGTCAAGTTCTGGTACGGGCTGGAGGAGACCGCTGTGCAAGCGGTGTTGACGCCCGGCACGACCCTTTATTTCGGCCAGCTTAAACTCCGTCGCGATGGCGCGTGGCTGCGCATCGAACTGCCATCCGGCCGGGCGCTTTGCTACCCGTCGCCTAAGCTGGTCGCGGGAACGCGGCCATGCAGCGAGTGCGGCGGTTTGGGTGTTGATAAGAGCACCGAAGGGCTCGAACGGTGCCCCGCCTGCCACGGCAAGGGGCGCGTCTATTCCGGCCGCGATGTGCTCTCCTACATGGGCACCAACCAATACACCCGGAAATGGGAACGCATCATGACCTACGGCGGCAAGCTCGCCGAGAACGTGACGCAGGCCGCCAGCCGGGATGTGATCGCGCACGCGATGCCAATAGCCGAAGCGGCTGGCTTCGAAGTGGTGCTCACCGTTCACGACGAAATCGTCACCGAGACCCCCGACGACCCCAAATGGAGCAAGGAAGGTCTCGCCGAAATCATGGCGACAAACCCGGCATGGGCTCGCGGCCTGCCGCTGGCCGCCGAAGGGCTCGAAGCAAAAAGGTATGGGAAATAA
- a CDS encoding MazG-like family protein: MTAFRSLHAANIARQQEWAGGNNLSLAYAGNELAGEVGEACNVIKKLERERLGLRGSRDTLEHLAEELADVVICAYLVALQAGIDLDTAIPLKFNATSEKVGLATRMEVPDVR; encoded by the coding sequence ATGACGGCCTTCCGCAGCCTGCACGCGGCGAATATTGCGCGGCAGCAGGAATGGGCTGGCGGCAACAATCTGTCGCTCGCCTACGCGGGGAACGAGCTCGCGGGCGAGGTGGGCGAAGCCTGCAACGTCATTAAGAAGCTGGAGCGAGAGCGGCTCGGGCTGCGCGGATCGCGAGATACGCTGGAGCATCTGGCCGAGGAGTTGGCCGATGTCGTCATCTGCGCATACCTCGTGGCGCTGCAAGCAGGCATCGACCTCGATACCGCGATCCCTCTCAAGTTCAACGCCACATCCGAAAAGGTCGGACTGGCAACACGCATGGAGGTTCCCGATGTCAGATAG
- a CDS encoding DUF2815 family protein → MKIKLKDVRLAFPQLFEAKSVNGGAEAFSASFIMGPNHPSIAEVNAAIEQVAKDKWGAKSADILKGLRAQDRVCLHNGDTKTQYEGFEGNFFVSTSSKIRPLVADKDGSALSPSDGKPYSGCYVYATIELWAQDNSFGKRVNAEVKTVQFFRDGDAFTGGSRPADPDDIEDLTAGADAGALA, encoded by the coding sequence ATGAAGATCAAGTTGAAAGATGTCCGTCTCGCCTTCCCGCAGTTGTTCGAGGCGAAGTCCGTGAACGGAGGAGCCGAGGCGTTCTCGGCGAGCTTCATCATGGGGCCGAACCACCCCTCCATCGCCGAGGTCAACGCTGCCATTGAGCAGGTCGCCAAGGATAAGTGGGGCGCAAAGTCCGCCGATATCCTCAAGGGCCTGCGGGCGCAGGACCGTGTGTGCCTGCACAACGGCGACACGAAGACGCAATACGAGGGCTTCGAAGGCAACTTCTTCGTCTCGACCAGCTCAAAAATCCGCCCGCTGGTTGCCGACAAGGATGGCTCGGCGCTCTCCCCGTCGGACGGCAAGCCATATTCGGGCTGCTACGTCTACGCGACCATCGAGCTGTGGGCGCAGGACAACAGCTTCGGCAAGCGCGTCAATGCCGAGGTGAAGACGGTCCAGTTCTTCCGCGATGGCGATGCCTTCACCGGCGGAAGCCGCCCGGCCGACCCGGATGACATCGAAGACCTCACCGCAGGGGCCGACGCAGGCGCGTTGGCCTGA
- a CDS encoding nucleoside 2-deoxyribosyltransferase: MNTVYLAGPISGLNYQGATDWRDYAREVLAANGIKGLSPMRGKSALAGLDKLGHKPEDCGHLAHLTPLATQRGVMTRDRFDATRCDVLLVNFLGATAVSMGTVMEIAWADNCRIPIVCAMELGNVHEHIMLCEAIGYRVDTLESALDIVVSILG, translated from the coding sequence ATGAACACCGTGTATCTTGCCGGGCCTATATCCGGCCTGAATTATCAGGGCGCGACCGACTGGCGCGATTATGCGCGCGAGGTGCTCGCCGCCAACGGCATCAAGGGCCTCTCACCGATGCGCGGCAAGTCGGCGCTCGCCGGTCTGGATAAGCTCGGGCACAAGCCAGAGGATTGCGGTCATCTCGCGCACCTCACGCCGCTCGCGACGCAGCGGGGCGTCATGACCCGCGACCGGTTCGACGCGACGCGCTGCGACGTGCTGCTGGTCAATTTCCTCGGCGCGACGGCGGTGTCGATGGGTACGGTCATGGAGATCGCTTGGGCCGACAACTGCCGCATCCCTATCGTCTGCGCTATGGAGCTAGGCAACGTCCATGAGCACATCATGCTCTGCGAGGCCATCGGCTACCGTGTCGACACGCTGGAGAGCGCGCTCGACATCGTTGTGAGTATCCTCGGATGA
- a CDS encoding S24 family peptidase produces MEPTEIIARLKALGVPAKRVAEAIGRSPPVASKLLGATGEGRALKAHEIAPLIKLIREYEADTAAPAALSEYVMVDVLPTYAGMGGGGSADEEHEQALVPRRLVEEQLRGRAQDFVLVNARGDSMAPDFEHEDQVLVDKRDRLPTQPGPFVLWDGDGYVIKNLSRSVGRMDVIRVASSNSKYPADELPADSVHILGRPVWYGRRL; encoded by the coding sequence ATGGAACCGACAGAAATTATCGCGCGCTTAAAGGCGCTTGGCGTACCCGCTAAACGTGTTGCCGAAGCTATCGGACGCTCTCCTCCGGTAGCGTCTAAATTGCTCGGGGCGACCGGTGAAGGGCGAGCCTTGAAGGCGCATGAGATTGCGCCACTCATCAAGCTTATTCGGGAATACGAGGCGGATACCGCCGCGCCAGCAGCACTGAGCGAATATGTGATGGTCGATGTATTGCCGACTTACGCGGGCATGGGCGGCGGAGGTAGTGCCGACGAAGAACACGAGCAGGCGCTCGTGCCGAGGCGCTTGGTCGAGGAACAACTGCGCGGCCGGGCGCAGGATTTCGTTCTGGTGAATGCCCGAGGCGATAGCATGGCTCCCGATTTCGAACACGAGGATCAAGTTCTGGTGGATAAGAGGGACCGCCTCCCGACGCAGCCAGGCCCTTTCGTTCTGTGGGATGGCGACGGTTATGTTATAAAGAACTTGAGCCGCTCGGTCGGTCGGATGGATGTTATTAGAGTGGCGTCGTCGAACTCCAAATACCCGGCCGATGAATTGCCTGCTGATAGCGTTCATATTCTCGGTAGGCCGGTCTGGTATGGGAGGCGTCTTTGA
- a CDS encoding Arm DNA-binding domain-containing protein, with protein MGRGRPGTGVEPLKSCIRVGFTYQGKRCRETLALQPTPANIKATERLMAKVQREIELGVFDYARTFPSSGSAVTNGFSTYADGWLAGLTVEKSTRSDYEGALRNVWKPAFGERDITSIKHSEIKKAVADLAERVTAKSVNNQLIPLRQIFATAVDDEIMERSPVLNIKNLKVQKPVPDPFEREEMEAIVAFIADRYDEHILNWYEFAFGTGLRPSEQIAVRWGDVDWRRKTIRVERARVRAVLKGTKTSSIRDVDLTDRMIAVLKRQKAHSFMKGMDAPIFLNPVTGNAWPDVQDQRKLYFHPALRALGIRSRDAYQTRHTYATLALMGGVNPAYIARQMGHTNTAMLFKHYSKWIDGADAGREAGKLNTLFAHNFPTDEKISSNFNLKLVTPTGLEPVFSP; from the coding sequence GTGGGTAGAGGGCGGCCGGGAACCGGCGTTGAGCCGCTAAAATCGTGTATCCGGGTAGGCTTCACCTACCAAGGAAAGCGGTGCCGGGAGACACTCGCGCTCCAGCCGACCCCGGCGAACATCAAAGCGACCGAGCGCCTGATGGCGAAGGTCCAGCGCGAGATCGAGCTCGGTGTTTTCGATTACGCGCGCACATTCCCTTCGTCGGGCAGCGCGGTGACGAATGGCTTTTCAACCTATGCCGACGGCTGGCTCGCCGGTTTGACGGTCGAGAAGTCGACCCGGAGCGACTACGAGGGCGCACTGCGCAACGTCTGGAAACCGGCGTTCGGCGAGAGGGACATCACCTCCATCAAGCATTCCGAGATCAAGAAGGCCGTGGCGGACCTCGCCGAGCGCGTGACGGCCAAATCGGTCAACAACCAGCTCATCCCGCTCCGCCAGATTTTTGCGACCGCTGTGGACGACGAGATCATGGAGCGGTCGCCCGTGCTCAATATCAAAAACCTCAAAGTTCAGAAGCCGGTGCCCGATCCGTTTGAGCGTGAGGAGATGGAGGCCATCGTTGCTTTCATCGCTGACCGGTACGACGAGCATATTCTTAACTGGTACGAGTTCGCCTTCGGCACCGGTCTCCGGCCGAGCGAGCAGATCGCCGTTCGGTGGGGCGATGTCGACTGGCGGCGCAAGACGATCCGGGTCGAGCGTGCGCGGGTCCGCGCCGTGCTCAAGGGCACCAAGACATCGAGCATCCGCGACGTTGATCTCACCGACCGCATGATCGCTGTTCTCAAGCGCCAGAAGGCGCACAGCTTCATGAAGGGGATGGATGCCCCGATCTTCCTCAACCCCGTGACCGGCAACGCCTGGCCGGACGTGCAGGACCAGCGAAAGCTCTATTTCCATCCGGCGCTGCGCGCCCTCGGCATCCGCAGTCGCGACGCCTACCAGACCCGACACACCTATGCGACGCTCGCTCTCATGGGCGGCGTGAACCCGGCGTACATCGCACGGCAGATGGGCCACACCAACACGGCGATGCTGTTCAAGCACTATTCGAAATGGATAGATGGGGCCGACGCCGGGCGCGAAGCGGGCAAGCTCAACACGCTATTTGCCCACAATTTCCCCACGGATGAGAAAATATCCAGCAATTTCAATTTGAAATTGGTGACCCCTACGGGACTCGAACCCGTGTTTTCGCCGTGA
- a CDS encoding DEAD/DEAH box helicase, with protein sequence MIYTPRPYQKLISAHELELPRAGVWAGMGMGKTASTLSSLDTLSLTENRPALVLAPLRVARSTWPDEVAKWSNLSHMEVRPIIGSADERKAAVRDRNAGVFTTNYENLPWLVDHLGDRWPFGTVVSDESTRMKSFRLGGSGGRRARSIAKIAHTKISRWINLTGTPSPNGLQDLWGQTWFLDAGERLGRTYTAFEQRWFRKGYNGFGLELLPSAQEQIEDRLRDLHITLDPKDWFDLKEPNVVPVPVELPVKARAQYRAMEREMFMSIGEHEIEAFNAASRTIKCLQIANGAAYVGGTDSEIASDVAPWVEVHDAKLRALESVIEELNGAPLLVAYHFKSDLARLQKAFGYGRVLDNDPQTIRDWNAGKIRLLFAHPESCGHGLNLQDGGHNIAIFGHWWALEAYLQILERLGPVRQLQSGYDRVVNIFNIYAVDTVDELVIARRAGKRSVQELIMEAMKRREI encoded by the coding sequence GTGATCTACACTCCCCGGCCCTATCAGAAGTTGATCTCGGCGCACGAGCTGGAGCTGCCCCGCGCTGGCGTTTGGGCCGGAATGGGCATGGGCAAGACGGCTTCGACGCTCTCGTCGCTGGACACGCTCTCGCTCACCGAAAACCGCCCCGCGCTGGTGCTAGCACCGTTGCGCGTCGCGCGGTCGACGTGGCCGGATGAGGTGGCGAAGTGGTCGAACCTGTCGCACATGGAAGTGCGCCCGATCATCGGTTCCGCTGATGAGCGCAAGGCTGCGGTGCGTGACCGCAACGCCGGTGTGTTCACGACCAACTATGAGAACTTGCCGTGGCTGGTCGACCATCTCGGCGACCGCTGGCCGTTCGGCACGGTCGTTTCCGACGAAAGCACCCGCATGAAATCGTTCCGCCTCGGCGGATCGGGTGGGCGGCGGGCGCGAAGCATCGCGAAAATCGCGCATACGAAGATCAGCCGGTGGATCAATCTTACCGGCACTCCGAGCCCGAACGGGTTGCAAGACCTGTGGGGGCAGACGTGGTTCTTAGACGCCGGAGAACGGCTCGGGCGAACCTATACGGCGTTCGAACAGCGGTGGTTCCGCAAGGGCTATAACGGCTTCGGCTTGGAGCTTCTGCCATCGGCGCAGGAGCAGATCGAAGACCGGCTGCGCGACCTGCACATCACGCTCGACCCGAAAGACTGGTTCGATCTCAAAGAGCCGAACGTCGTGCCGGTGCCCGTCGAGCTGCCCGTCAAGGCGCGCGCGCAGTACCGGGCGATGGAACGCGAGATGTTCATGTCGATTGGCGAGCATGAAATCGAAGCGTTCAACGCGGCAAGCCGCACGATCAAGTGTCTCCAGATCGCCAACGGCGCGGCCTATGTCGGTGGCACCGATAGCGAAATTGCCAGCGACGTAGCACCGTGGGTCGAAGTCCATGACGCCAAGCTCCGGGCGCTGGAGAGCGTCATCGAAGAGCTGAACGGCGCGCCGCTGCTGGTCGCCTACCATTTCAAATCCGACTTGGCCCGGCTCCAGAAGGCGTTCGGCTACGGCCGGGTGCTCGACAACGACCCGCAGACCATCCGCGACTGGAACGCTGGCAAAATCCGTCTGCTGTTCGCGCACCCTGAGAGCTGCGGCCACGGCCTCAATCTCCAAGACGGCGGGCACAACATCGCCATCTTCGGCCACTGGTGGGCGCTGGAGGCATATCTCCAAATCCTCGAACGTCTCGGCCCGGTGCGTCAGCTCCAGTCCGGCTACGACCGGGTGGTCAACATCTTCAACATCTACGCCGTCGATACCGTCGACGAGCTCGTCATCGCTCGCCGCGCCGGAAAACGGTCGGTGCAGGAACTCATCATGGAAGCAATGAAGCGGAGGGAAATATGA
- a CDS encoding VRR-NUC domain-containing protein, protein MIEAAVEQHLVDRVKEVGGEVRKLSWPGRRGAPDRAVMLRQWGVILVELKRPGGKPEPHQVREHDRLRALGVPVEVLTTKQDVDDFIERRTA, encoded by the coding sequence ATGATCGAAGCGGCTGTCGAGCAGCACCTCGTCGACCGCGTGAAAGAGGTCGGCGGAGAAGTACGCAAGCTGTCGTGGCCGGGCCGCCGTGGTGCGCCGGATCGCGCCGTCATGCTCCGCCAATGGGGCGTGATCCTCGTCGAGTTGAAGCGCCCCGGCGGAAAGCCGGAACCGCATCAGGTCCGCGAGCACGACCGGCTCCGTGCCCTCGGCGTACCGGTCGAGGTGCTCACGACCAAGCAGGATGTCGACGATTTCATCGAGAGGCGGACGGCGTGA
- a CDS encoding dATP/dGTP diphosphohydrolase domain-containing protein, with protein MSDSKPTNPKDAIASGKLPLHLVPDALKAYCALALAEGAMKYGTANWRAAGVRTSIYIAALGRHLGKWWNGEECDPVTKVPHLANAVACLAIIIDAKHSGKLTDDRPPAQPDLSALIDGFAANVEHLQQLFADKHPKHWSINDNIPEEALA; from the coding sequence ATGTCAGATAGCAAACCGACGAACCCGAAAGACGCCATCGCGTCGGGCAAGCTGCCCCTGCATCTGGTGCCCGATGCGCTCAAGGCTTATTGCGCCCTCGCGCTCGCCGAAGGCGCGATGAAGTACGGCACGGCGAACTGGCGGGCCGCCGGGGTGCGAACGTCCATTTATATCGCGGCGCTCGGCCGCCACCTCGGCAAGTGGTGGAACGGAGAGGAATGCGATCCGGTGACGAAGGTGCCGCACCTTGCGAACGCCGTGGCGTGCCTGGCTATTATCATTGACGCCAAGCATTCCGGCAAATTGACGGACGACCGGCCGCCAGCACAGCCCGATTTGTCGGCGCTGATCGATGGTTTCGCCGCCAACGTCGAGCACCTCCAGCAGCTATTCGCGGACAAGCACCCGAAGCACTGGTCAATCAACGACAATATCCCCGAGGAGGCGCTGGCCTGA
- a CDS encoding DUF2800 domain-containing protein, giving the protein MTAHARLSASGAHRWMACPASLTLEARYPESSSAYADEGTAAHELASMALEANLDADAYIGRVIPVGDRQFTVDEDMAGHVQTYLDAVRAYGDGHTLLVEQRVSYASYLGVEIGEDGFGTSDAIVITADGRELQVHDLKYGRGVRVDAEHNEQLQLYALGAFDQYGLAYAFERVRMVIHQPRLGAISEWDCTVEELLAFADSAKVAAELAMRRDAYNPQTGEGLRLQPTEKGCRFCKAKADCPALAKEVANTVTGKPGIDDIEDLTQATADLAMTYSDALGRKMQMVDLVEQWCKAVRARVEAELFAGRDVDGFKLVEGRRGHRAWRDKAEAEALLKSMRLKQEEMYDFSLISPTTAEKRLKDSPRRWVKVQQLITQPEGKPSVAPASDKRPALNPAADLEDLTAATPVAAGVHPFRDQYQGALA; this is encoded by the coding sequence ATGACCGCGCACGCACGGCTCTCCGCCTCGGGGGCGCACCGCTGGATGGCGTGCCCTGCGAGCCTCACCCTTGAGGCCCGCTACCCGGAAAGCTCATCGGCCTACGCCGATGAGGGGACCGCCGCCCACGAGCTTGCCAGCATGGCGCTCGAAGCCAATCTCGACGCCGACGCCTACATCGGCCGGGTCATACCGGTCGGCGACCGGCAGTTCACCGTCGACGAAGATATGGCCGGGCACGTCCAGACCTATCTCGACGCGGTGCGCGCTTACGGCGACGGGCACACGCTGCTGGTCGAGCAGCGCGTCAGCTACGCCAGTTATCTCGGTGTCGAGATCGGCGAAGACGGCTTCGGCACGTCCGATGCCATCGTCATCACCGCCGACGGCCGCGAGCTGCAAGTCCATGACTTGAAATACGGCCGTGGCGTGCGGGTCGATGCCGAGCACAACGAGCAGCTCCAGCTCTACGCGTTGGGCGCGTTCGATCAATACGGCCTGGCTTATGCCTTCGAGCGGGTACGCATGGTGATCCACCAGCCGCGCCTCGGTGCGATCTCCGAATGGGATTGTACTGTTGAGGAGCTGCTCGCCTTCGCCGACAGCGCGAAGGTGGCGGCAGAGCTCGCGATGCGCCGCGATGCGTACAACCCGCAGACGGGCGAGGGGCTAAGGCTCCAGCCGACCGAGAAGGGTTGCCGCTTCTGCAAGGCCAAGGCCGACTGCCCGGCGCTCGCCAAAGAGGTCGCCAACACCGTCACCGGTAAGCCGGGCATCGACGACATCGAGGATTTGACACAGGCCACCGCCGATCTTGCGATGACCTACAGCGATGCCCTCGGCCGCAAGATGCAGATGGTCGATCTTGTCGAGCAATGGTGCAAAGCCGTCCGCGCCCGCGTCGAGGCCGAGCTGTTCGCTGGCCGCGATGTCGATGGGTTCAAGCTCGTCGAGGGCCGCCGGGGGCACCGTGCCTGGCGCGACAAGGCCGAGGCCGAGGCACTGCTCAAGTCTATGCGCTTGAAGCAGGAGGAGATGTACGACTTCTCCCTCATCTCGCCGACGACTGCCGAGAAGCGGCTCAAGGATAGCCCGCGTCGGTGGGTCAAAGTCCAGCAGCTCATCACCCAACCGGAGGGCAAACCCTCGGTCGCGCCCGCGTCCGACAAGCGCCCTGCGCTCAACCCGGCGGCCGACCTCGAAGACCTTACCGCCGCAACCCCTGTCGCCGCCGGGGTGCACCCGTTCCGCGACCAGTACCAAGGAGCACTCGCATGA